A region of Pseudomonas saponiphila DNA encodes the following proteins:
- a CDS encoding DUF4870 domain-containing protein: MSDEQLPQPAPSHEVRQWAMFCHLSALLGIWVPFGTLIGPLILWQMKRETDPFIDAQGKEALNFQLTVAIASAVCFLLMIVVIGFFMFGLLAIGALVLTIIGGVKAGEGVPYRYPFTWRLIK, from the coding sequence ATGAGTGATGAGCAACTGCCACAACCTGCGCCGAGCCATGAAGTCCGGCAATGGGCGATGTTTTGTCACCTGTCCGCCTTGCTGGGGATCTGGGTTCCCTTCGGTACGCTGATCGGGCCGCTGATTCTCTGGCAGATGAAGCGCGAAACGGATCCCTTTATCGATGCCCAGGGCAAGGAAGCGCTGAACTTCCAGCTGACGGTTGCCATTGCGTCAGCAGTCTGCTTCCTGTTGATGATCGTGGTGATCGGTTTCTTTATGTTCGGCCTGCTGGCGATTGGCGCCTTGGTGCTGACCATCATCGGTGGGGTCAAGGCGGGTGAGGGTGTGCCGTATCGGTATCCTTTCACCTGGCGTCTGATCAAGTAG
- the rph gene encoding ribonuclease PH: MKRPSGRAADQLRSIRITRNYTKHAEGSVLVEFGDTKVICTVSVENGVPRFLKGQGQGWLTAEYGMLPRSTGERNQREASRGKQGGRTLEIQRLIGRSLRAALDMSKLGDITLYVDCDVIQADGGTRTASITGAMVALVDALKVIKKRGGLKGGDPLKQMIAAVSVGMYQGEPVLDLDYLEDSAAETDLNVVMTSTGGFIEVQGTAEGAPFQPTELNAMLALAQQGMNEIFQLQQAALAD; encoded by the coding sequence ATGAAACGTCCAAGTGGTCGCGCTGCCGATCAGCTCCGCTCGATCCGCATTACCCGCAACTACACCAAACACGCCGAGGGATCCGTACTGGTCGAGTTCGGTGATACCAAAGTGATCTGCACGGTCAGTGTCGAGAATGGCGTGCCACGCTTCCTCAAGGGCCAGGGGCAGGGCTGGCTGACGGCCGAATACGGCATGCTGCCGCGGTCCACCGGTGAGCGTAACCAGCGTGAAGCCAGCCGTGGCAAGCAAGGCGGCCGCACCCTGGAAATCCAGCGCCTGATCGGTCGCTCCCTGCGCGCCGCACTGGACATGTCCAAGCTGGGCGACATTACCCTGTATGTCGATTGCGATGTGATCCAGGCTGATGGCGGTACCCGTACCGCATCGATCACTGGCGCGATGGTGGCTCTGGTCGACGCCTTGAAAGTGATCAAGAAGCGCGGCGGTCTGAAAGGCGGCGACCCACTGAAGCAGATGATTGCCGCAGTATCGGTGGGTATGTACCAGGGTGAGCCGGTCCTGGACCTGGATTACCTGGAAGACTCGGCTGCCGAAACCGACCTCAATGTCGTCATGACCAGCACCGGTGGTTTCATCGAAGTGCAGGGCACTGCCGAGGGCGCGCCGTTCCAGCCGACCGAACTGAATGCGATGCTGGCTCTGGCCCAGCAAGGCATGAACGAGATTTTCCAACTGCAGCAGGCGGCGCTCGCCGATTGA
- the rpoZ gene encoding DNA-directed RNA polymerase subunit omega, with the protein MARVTVEDCLEHVDNRFELVMLSTKRARQLATGGKEPKVAWENDKPTVVALREIAEGLIDYAAIAEAEIVEDEPLFAAFEDESNEAV; encoded by the coding sequence ATGGCCCGCGTAACCGTTGAAGACTGTCTAGAACACGTGGATAACCGCTTTGAGCTGGTCATGCTCTCTACCAAGCGTGCCCGTCAACTGGCAACCGGCGGCAAAGAGCCGAAAGTGGCATGGGAAAACGACAAGCCTACCGTTGTCGCCCTGCGCGAAATCGCTGAAGGCCTGATCGACTATGCAGCCATCGCCGAAGCCGAAATCGTTGAAGACGAGCCGCTTTTTGCTGCTTTCGAGGACGAGTCCAACGAGGCCGTCTGA
- the istB gene encoding IS21-like element IS1474 family helper ATPase IstB, with protein sequence MMPQHTLNQLHQLRLDGMARALEEQWTLPASHSLSFDERLGLLLDRELAWRDNQRLVRLRKKAKLKYANACLEDLDRRTGRALDERLIATLASGDWIRQQHNLLLTGPTGAGKTWLACALGNQACRQGYSTLYLRTPRLLEQLRIAHGDGSFGRTLQQLAKVDVLVLDDWALAPLEEGARHDLLEVIDDRAGSRSTILTSQLPIEHWHGWINDPTLADAILDRLVHNAYRLTMKGESLRRKKAEEQAAS encoded by the coding sequence ATGATGCCGCAACACACCCTGAATCAACTGCACCAGCTACGCCTGGACGGCATGGCCCGCGCCCTGGAAGAGCAATGGACGCTGCCGGCCAGCCACAGCCTGAGCTTCGATGAACGCCTCGGCCTACTGCTCGACCGCGAACTGGCCTGGCGTGACAACCAGCGCCTGGTACGGCTGCGCAAGAAGGCCAAGCTCAAGTACGCCAACGCCTGCCTGGAAGATCTCGACCGCCGCACCGGACGCGCCCTGGACGAGCGTCTGATCGCCACCCTGGCCAGTGGCGACTGGATCCGCCAGCAGCACAACCTGCTGCTGACCGGCCCGACCGGTGCCGGCAAAACCTGGCTGGCCTGCGCCCTGGGCAACCAGGCCTGCCGCCAGGGCTATAGCACCCTGTACCTGCGCACCCCGCGCCTGCTGGAACAACTGCGCATCGCTCATGGCGACGGCAGCTTCGGCCGTACCCTGCAACAGCTGGCAAAGGTCGACGTCCTGGTGCTGGACGACTGGGCGCTAGCCCCGCTGGAGGAAGGAGCCCGGCATGACCTGCTGGAGGTGATCGACGACCGCGCTGGCAGCCGCTCCACCATCCTGACGAGCCAACTGCCCATCGAGCACTGGCACGGCTGGATCAACGACCCGACCCTGGCCGATGCCATCCTCGACCGCCTGGTGCACAACGCCTACCGACTGACGATGAAAGGCGAGTCGCTGCGCCGAAAAAAAGCCGAGGAACAAGCCGCATCGTGA
- a CDS encoding exodeoxyribonuclease III, whose amino-acid sequence MRIISVNVNGIQAAVERGLLSWLQAQNADVICLQDTRASAFELDDPAFQLDGYFLYACDAEVPAQGGVALYSRLQPKAVISGLGFETADRYGRYLQADFDKVSIATLLLPSGQNGDEDLNQKFKLMDDFARYLDKQRRKRREYIYCGSLYVAQQKLDIKNWRDSQQSPGFLAPERAWMDEIIGNMGYVDALREVSREGDQYSWWPDNEQAEMLNLGWRFDYQLLTPGLRRFVRSARLPRQPRFSQHAPLIVDYDWTLTI is encoded by the coding sequence ATGCGGATCATCAGTGTGAACGTCAATGGTATTCAGGCTGCAGTGGAGCGTGGTTTGCTCAGTTGGCTGCAGGCACAGAATGCCGACGTCATCTGCCTGCAGGACACCCGCGCCTCTGCCTTTGAACTGGATGACCCAGCCTTCCAACTGGATGGCTACTTCCTTTATGCCTGCGATGCTGAAGTCCCCGCCCAAGGCGGCGTGGCTTTGTATTCGCGGTTGCAGCCGAAGGCGGTCATCAGCGGCCTCGGCTTCGAGACAGCCGATCGTTACGGGCGCTACCTGCAAGCCGATTTCGACAAGGTCAGCATCGCGACCTTGCTGCTTCCATCAGGGCAGAACGGCGATGAAGACTTGAACCAGAAGTTCAAGCTAATGGACGACTTCGCCCGTTATCTGGATAAGCAGCGGCGCAAACGTCGCGAGTACATCTATTGTGGCTCGCTGTACGTGGCGCAACAAAAGCTGGATATCAAGAACTGGCGTGACAGCCAGCAATCTCCGGGTTTCCTGGCACCCGAGCGTGCCTGGATGGACGAGATCATTGGCAACATGGGCTATGTCGACGCACTGCGCGAAGTCAGCCGCGAAGGCGATCAGTACAGCTGGTGGCCGGACAACGAACAGGCCGAGATGCTCAACCTGGGCTGGCGCTTTGACTACCAGCTGCTGACTCCCGGCCTGCGCCGCTTTGTCCGTAGCGCTCGCCTGCCGCGTCAGCCGCGCTTCTCGCAGCACGCACCACTGATTGTGGACTATGACTGGACGCTGACCATCTAA
- a CDS encoding NAD-dependent epimerase/dehydratase family protein, translating to MSSPSVLIAGCGDVGSRLATQLLAEQWRVYGLRRTVSRLPQGVIGVAGDLFSEQCPKDWPQAPLDYLVYCAAATEHDEAGYRAAYVEGLQRVLSWLKQHGQQPKRLLFVSSSSVYEQKGGEWVDENSPALASGYSGRLMLEAEQVALNSGLPATRVRLTGIYGPGREWLLTQVRRGYRVAIDPPLYGNRIHADDAAGLLAFLLEADRRGAALDDCYIGVDDAPAPLAEVVGWLREYLGVTEWADDASVRRTGSKRCSNARARALGWVPRYLSYRQGYAAILQGQG from the coding sequence ATGTCCTCCCCCTCTGTTTTGATCGCCGGTTGCGGTGATGTCGGGAGTCGCCTGGCGACTCAACTGCTGGCTGAGCAATGGCGGGTTTATGGCTTGCGCCGGACGGTATCGCGCCTGCCGCAGGGAGTGATTGGCGTCGCTGGTGACTTGTTCAGCGAGCAGTGCCCGAAGGACTGGCCACAGGCGCCCCTGGATTATCTGGTGTACTGCGCGGCGGCCACCGAGCATGACGAGGCGGGGTATCGCGCGGCCTATGTCGAGGGCCTGCAGCGTGTGCTGAGCTGGCTCAAGCAGCATGGCCAGCAGCCCAAGCGCCTGTTGTTCGTGTCCAGCAGCAGTGTCTACGAGCAGAAGGGCGGTGAATGGGTCGATGAGAACTCACCGGCCCTGGCGAGCGGCTACTCGGGCCGTTTGATGCTGGAAGCCGAGCAGGTGGCCTTGAACAGTGGGCTGCCTGCAACGCGGGTGCGCCTGACCGGAATCTACGGGCCGGGGCGTGAATGGCTGCTGACCCAGGTGCGTCGCGGGTATCGGGTGGCGATTGATCCGCCGTTGTATGGCAATCGCATTCATGCCGACGATGCGGCGGGCCTGTTGGCTTTCCTGCTGGAGGCGGACCGTCGCGGCGCAGCCCTGGATGATTGCTATATAGGCGTCGACGATGCGCCTGCGCCGCTGGCGGAGGTGGTCGGCTGGCTGCGTGAATACCTGGGTGTGACCGAGTGGGCGGATGATGCCAGCGTGCGCCGCACCGGTAGCAAGCGCTGCAGCAATGCCCGGGCCCGGGCGTTGGGCTGGGTGCCGCGTTATCTGAGTTATCGCCAGGGCTATGCGGCGATTCTTCAGGGGCAAGGCTGA
- a CDS encoding RidA family protein yields MTKTVITSEKAPAAIGTYSQAIKAGNTVYMSGQIPLDPKTMELVEGFEAQTVQVFENLKSVAEAAGGSFKDIVKLNIFLTDLSHFAKVNEIMGKYFQQPYPARAAIGVAALPKGAQVEMDAILVIE; encoded by the coding sequence ATGACCAAGACCGTTATCACCAGCGAAAAGGCCCCGGCCGCCATTGGCACCTACTCCCAGGCAATCAAGGCGGGCAACACCGTCTACATGTCGGGCCAGATTCCCCTCGATCCAAAAACCATGGAACTGGTGGAAGGCTTCGAAGCCCAGACCGTCCAGGTCTTCGAGAACCTCAAATCGGTAGCCGAGGCCGCTGGCGGTTCGTTCAAGGACATCGTCAAGCTGAACATCTTCCTCACCGACCTGAGCCACTTCGCCAAGGTCAACGAGATCATGGGCAAGTACTTCCAACAGCCTTACCCAGCCCGCGCCGCCATCGGCGTGGCCGCCCTGCCAAAGGGCGCACAGGTTGAAATGGATGCCATTCTGGTCATCGAGTAA
- the gmk gene encoding guanylate kinase translates to MTHSTGTLYIISAPSGAGKSSLVKALTDANPEIRVSISHTTRAMRPGEVNGVNYHFVERSEFVKMIEHGDFLERAEVFGNLYGTSQSHLQQTLDEGHDLILEIDWQGAEQVRKLMPQARSIFILPPSLQALHQRLTNRGQDSDEIIDGRMREAVSEMSHYVDYDYLIINDDFAHALDDLKAIFRSNQLQQKRQQQRFGKLLAELLG, encoded by the coding sequence ATGACCCACAGCACCGGCACCCTGTACATCATTTCCGCCCCATCGGGCGCAGGCAAAAGCAGCCTGGTCAAGGCTCTGACCGACGCCAACCCGGAGATCCGCGTCTCGATCTCCCACACCACCCGCGCCATGCGCCCGGGTGAAGTGAATGGCGTGAACTATCACTTCGTCGAACGCAGCGAGTTCGTGAAGATGATCGAGCACGGCGACTTTCTGGAGCGCGCCGAAGTCTTCGGCAATCTCTATGGCACCTCGCAAAGCCACCTGCAGCAAACCCTGGACGAAGGCCACGACCTGATCCTGGAAATCGACTGGCAAGGCGCCGAGCAGGTGCGCAAGCTGATGCCACAGGCGCGTTCGATCTTCATCCTGCCGCCGTCCTTGCAGGCCTTGCACCAGCGCCTGACCAACCGCGGACAAGACAGCGACGAGATCATTGATGGACGGATGCGTGAAGCCGTCAGCGAAATGAGCCACTACGTCGACTACGACTACCTGATCATCAACGACGATTTCGCTCACGCGCTGGACGATCTGAAGGCCATTTTCCGCTCCAATCAACTGCAACAGAAACGCCAGCAGCAGCGTTTCGGCAAATTGCTGGCTGAACTGCTGGGCTAA
- a CDS encoding YicC/YloC family endoribonuclease produces the protein MVHSMTAFARVEQAGTRGTLSWELRSVNSRYLEPHLRLPEAFRDLEGVIREALRQGLSRGKVECTLRFTEETTGKPLQVDRERAAQLVAAAETVASLIKQPAALNPLEVLAWPGVLVADASDPQALNSDALALFNQGLKELKSGREREGAELARLINERLSSIEEDVATLRELVPQMLATQRQKVLDRFADMQVELDPTRLEQEMVLLAQKSDVAEELDRLSTHIIEVRRVLKSGGAAGRRLDFLMQELNREANTLGSKAFDPRSTQAAVNLKVLIEQMREQVQNIE, from the coding sequence ATGGTGCATAGCATGACCGCCTTCGCACGGGTCGAACAGGCCGGAACCCGGGGCACGCTGAGCTGGGAGTTGCGCTCGGTCAACAGCCGTTACCTGGAGCCGCACCTGCGGTTGCCGGAAGCCTTCCGCGACCTCGAAGGTGTAATCCGCGAAGCACTGCGCCAGGGTTTGTCCCGAGGCAAAGTCGAATGCACCCTGCGCTTCACCGAGGAAACCACCGGCAAGCCATTGCAGGTCGACCGTGAGCGGGCAGCACAGCTGGTCGCAGCGGCCGAGACGGTTGCCAGCCTGATCAAGCAGCCGGCAGCCCTGAACCCACTGGAAGTCCTGGCCTGGCCTGGCGTGCTGGTGGCCGACGCCAGTGATCCGCAAGCCTTGAACAGCGATGCCCTGGCCCTGTTCAACCAGGGCCTGAAGGAATTGAAGAGCGGTCGCGAACGCGAGGGGGCCGAGCTGGCCCGCCTGATCAACGAGCGCCTGTCCTCCATAGAGGAAGATGTCGCGACACTGCGCGAGCTGGTTCCGCAGATGCTCGCGACCCAGCGCCAGAAAGTCCTCGACCGTTTCGCCGACATGCAGGTCGAGCTGGACCCGACCCGTCTCGAGCAAGAGATGGTCCTGCTGGCACAGAAAAGCGACGTCGCCGAAGAACTGGATCGCCTGAGCACCCACATCATCGAAGTACGTCGCGTGCTCAAGTCCGGCGGCGCTGCCGGGCGGCGCCTGGACTTCCTGATGCAGGAGCTCAACCGCGAAGCCAACACCCTGGGCTCCAAGGCCTTCGACCCGCGCAGCACTCAGGCTGCGGTCAACCTCAAGGTGTTGATCGAGCAGATGCGCGAACAAGTGCAGAACATTGAGTAA
- the pyrE gene encoding orotate phosphoribosyltransferase, with product MQAYQRDFIRFAIDRGVLRFGEFTLKSGRTSPYFFNAGLFNSGSALAQLGRFYAAAIVESGIPFDVLFGPAYKGIPLAAATAVALAEHHQRDLPWCFNRKEAKAHGEGGSLVGAPLTGDVLIIDDVITAGTAIREVMQIIESQDGAKAAGVLIALNRQERGNGELSAIQEVERDFGIPVVSIVSLTQVLQFLADDPALKQHLPAVEAYRAQYGI from the coding sequence ATGCAGGCGTATCAGCGCGATTTCATTCGTTTTGCCATCGATCGCGGGGTTTTGCGCTTCGGTGAGTTCACCCTGAAGTCCGGGCGTACCAGCCCTTACTTCTTCAATGCCGGCCTGTTCAACAGCGGTTCGGCCCTGGCCCAGCTGGGGCGTTTCTACGCCGCGGCGATCGTCGAAAGCGGCATTCCCTTCGATGTGCTGTTTGGCCCGGCGTATAAAGGCATTCCTCTGGCGGCGGCTACGGCCGTTGCTCTGGCTGAGCATCATCAGCGCGATCTGCCTTGGTGCTTCAACCGCAAGGAAGCCAAGGCGCATGGCGAAGGTGGCAGCCTGGTAGGCGCGCCATTGACCGGCGATGTGCTGATCATTGATGACGTGATCACCGCAGGCACCGCTATTCGCGAGGTGATGCAGATCATCGAATCTCAGGATGGTGCCAAGGCGGCGGGCGTGTTGATCGCCTTGAACCGCCAGGAACGCGGCAACGGAGAACTGTCGGCGATCCAGGAAGTCGAGCGTGACTTCGGTATTCCCGTGGTGAGCATCGTTTCCCTGACCCAGGTCCTCCAGTTCCTGGCAGACGACCCAGCGCTCAAGCAGCATCTGCCCGCAGTGGAAGCCTACCGCGCGCAATACGGCATCTGA
- the argB gene encoding acetylglutamate kinase — translation MTIERDAAANTAKVLSEALPYIRRYVGKTLVIKYGGNAMESEELKTGFARDIVLMKAVGINPVVVHGGGPQIGDLLKRLSIESHFVDGMRVTDAQTMDVVEMVLGGQVNKDIVNLINRHGGSAIGLTGKDAELIRAKKLTVTRQTPEMTTPEIIDIGHVGEVVGINTDLLNLLVKGDFIPVIAPIGVGANGESYNINADLVAGKVAEALKAEKLMLLTNIAGLMDKSGKVLTGLSTQQVDELIADGTIYGGMLPKIRCALEAVQGGVGSSLIIDGRVPNAILLEIFTDTGVGTLISNRKRP, via the coding sequence ATGACCATCGAACGCGATGCCGCCGCCAATACCGCCAAGGTCCTATCCGAAGCGCTGCCTTACATTCGCCGCTATGTCGGCAAGACCCTGGTGATCAAGTACGGCGGCAACGCTATGGAAAGCGAGGAGCTGAAAACCGGCTTCGCCCGCGACATCGTGCTGATGAAGGCTGTCGGGATCAACCCGGTGGTGGTGCACGGCGGCGGTCCGCAGATTGGCGACCTGCTCAAGCGCCTGTCGATTGAAAGCCACTTCGTCGACGGCATGCGCGTGACCGACGCGCAAACCATGGACGTGGTGGAGATGGTCCTGGGTGGCCAGGTCAACAAGGACATCGTCAACCTGATCAACCGCCACGGCGGCAGCGCCATCGGCCTGACCGGCAAAGATGCCGAACTGATCCGGGCGAAGAAGCTCACCGTGACCCGCCAGACACCGGAAATGACCACCCCGGAAATCATTGATATCGGCCATGTGGGCGAAGTGGTCGGGATCAACACCGACCTGCTGAACCTGCTGGTCAAGGGTGATTTCATCCCGGTGATCGCGCCGATTGGTGTTGGCGCCAATGGCGAGTCCTACAACATCAACGCCGACCTGGTGGCCGGCAAGGTGGCCGAAGCGCTGAAAGCCGAGAAGCTGATGCTGCTGACCAACATCGCCGGCCTGATGGACAAGTCGGGCAAGGTCTTGACTGGCCTGAGCACCCAGCAAGTCGACGAACTGATCGCCGACGGCACCATCTACGGCGGCATGTTGCCGAAAATCCGCTGCGCCCTGGAAGCGGTGCAGGGCGGCGTCGGCAGCTCGCTGATCATCGACGGTCGCGTGCCTAACGCGATTCTGCTGGAGATCTTCACCGATACCGGCGTCGGCACCCTGATCAGCAATCGCAAACGCCCTTAA
- the spoT gene encoding bifunctional GTP diphosphokinase/guanosine-3',5'-bis pyrophosphate 3'-pyrophosphohydrolase — protein MPSIDALADRLSTYLGTDQVNLVRRAYFYAEQAHDGQRRRSGEAYVTHPLAVANILADMHMDHQSLMAAMLHDVIEDTGIAKEALSAQFGETVAELVDGVSKLTQMNFETKAEAQAENFQKMAMAMARDIRVILVKLADRLHNMRTLEVLSGEKRRRIAKETLEIYAPIANRLGMHSIRIEFEDLGFKAMHPMRSARIYQAVKRARGNRKEIVNKIEESLSHCLAIDGIQGEVSGRQKHLYGIYKKMRGKRRAFNEIMDVYAFRIIVDKVDTCYRVLGAVHNLYKPLPGRFKDYIAIPKANGYQSLHTTLFGMHGVPIEIQIRTREMEEMANNGIAAHWLYKSSGDEQPKGTHARARQWVKGVLEMQQRAGNSLEFIESVKIDLFPDEVYVFTPKGRIMELPKGSTAVDFAYAVHTDVGNSCIACRINRRLAPLSEPLQSGSTVEIVSAPGARPNPAWLNFVVTGKARTHIRHALKLQRRSESISLGERLLNKVLNGFDSSLEKIPAERIQAILQEYRLELIEDLLEDIGLGNRMAYVVARRLLGEGEQLPSPEGPLAIRGTEGLVLSYAKCCTPIPGDPIVGHLSAGKGMVVHLDNCRNISEIRHNPEKCIQLSWAKDVTGEFNVELRVELEHQRGLIALLASSVNAADGNIEKISMDERDGRISVVQLVVSVHDRVHLARVIKKLRALTGVIRITRMRA, from the coding sequence ATGCCGAGCATAGACGCCCTCGCCGATCGCTTATCGACCTATCTCGGCACGGACCAGGTCAATCTGGTCCGCCGAGCGTATTTCTACGCCGAACAAGCCCATGACGGCCAGCGCCGTCGCAGCGGCGAGGCGTACGTCACGCACCCACTCGCGGTAGCGAACATTCTTGCCGACATGCACATGGACCATCAGAGCCTGATGGCCGCGATGCTGCATGACGTGATCGAAGACACCGGCATCGCCAAGGAAGCGCTCAGCGCGCAGTTTGGCGAAACCGTGGCCGAACTCGTGGATGGGGTCAGCAAACTGACCCAGATGAACTTCGAGACCAAGGCCGAAGCCCAAGCGGAAAACTTCCAGAAGATGGCCATGGCCATGGCTCGCGATATTCGCGTGATCCTGGTCAAGCTGGCCGACCGCCTGCACAACATGCGCACCCTGGAAGTGCTTTCCGGCGAAAAACGCCGGCGGATCGCCAAGGAAACCCTGGAGATCTACGCCCCCATCGCCAATCGCCTGGGCATGCACAGCATCCGCATCGAATTCGAAGACCTGGGCTTCAAGGCGATGCACCCGATGCGTTCCGCGCGGATCTACCAGGCGGTCAAGCGCGCCCGGGGCAATCGCAAGGAAATCGTCAACAAGATCGAAGAATCCCTCAGCCACTGCCTGGCCATCGACGGCATCCAGGGCGAGGTCAGCGGTCGCCAGAAGCACCTGTACGGTATCTACAAGAAAATGCGCGGCAAACGCCGGGCCTTCAACGAGATCATGGACGTCTACGCGTTCCGCATCATCGTCGACAAGGTAGACACCTGCTATCGGGTACTCGGCGCTGTACACAATCTGTACAAGCCGCTGCCGGGACGCTTCAAGGATTACATCGCCATTCCCAAGGCCAACGGCTATCAGTCGCTGCATACCACACTGTTCGGCATGCACGGAGTACCGATCGAGATCCAGATCCGTACCCGGGAAATGGAAGAAATGGCCAATAACGGCATCGCCGCCCACTGGCTGTACAAATCCAGTGGCGACGAACAGCCCAAAGGCACCCATGCCCGCGCCCGCCAATGGGTCAAGGGCGTGCTGGAAATGCAGCAACGCGCCGGCAACTCCCTGGAATTCATCGAGAGCGTGAAGATCGACCTGTTCCCGGACGAGGTCTACGTGTTCACGCCCAAAGGCCGGATCATGGAGCTGCCGAAGGGCTCCACCGCCGTGGACTTCGCCTACGCGGTGCACACCGATGTGGGCAACAGTTGCATCGCCTGCCGGATCAACCGCCGCCTGGCACCGCTGTCGGAACCCCTGCAAAGCGGCTCCACCGTGGAAATCGTCAGCGCCCCAGGGGCACGCCCAAATCCGGCCTGGCTGAATTTCGTGGTCACCGGCAAGGCCCGTACCCACATCCGCCACGCCCTCAAACTGCAACGTCGCTCCGAGTCCATCAGCCTCGGCGAACGCCTGCTGAACAAGGTACTCAACGGCTTCGACAGCTCCCTGGAAAAAATTCCGGCGGAACGCATTCAGGCAATTCTTCAGGAATACCGCCTGGAACTGATCGAGGACCTGCTGGAAGACATCGGCCTGGGCAATCGCATGGCCTACGTCGTGGCCCGGCGCCTGCTGGGCGAAGGCGAACAGCTGCCAAGCCCGGAAGGCCCGCTGGCGATCCGCGGCACCGAAGGCCTGGTGCTGAGCTATGCCAAATGCTGCACGCCGATCCCTGGCGACCCGATCGTCGGCCACCTGTCCGCCGGCAAAGGGATGGTGGTGCACCTGGACAACTGCCGCAATATCAGCGAAATCCGCCACAACCCGGAAAAATGCATCCAGCTGTCCTGGGCCAAGGATGTCACCGGCGAGTTCAACGTCGAACTGCGCGTCGAGCTGGAACACCAGCGCGGCCTGATTGCGCTGCTGGCCAGCAGCGTCAACGCCGCCGACGGCAACATCGAGAAAATCAGCATGGACGAACGCGATGGTCGCATCAGCGTGGTCCAACTGGTGGTCAGCGTGCACGACCGCGTGCACCTGGCTCGCGTGATCAAGAAACTGCGCGCCCTGACCGGGGTCATCCGCATCACCCGCATGCGCGCGTAG